A stretch of Schistosoma mansoni, WGS project CABG00000000 data, supercontig 0222, strain Puerto Rico, whole genome shotgun sequence DNA encodes these proteins:
- a CDS encoding sec61 gamma subunit, putative — protein MDRVSTLAEPLVRFSKDSVHFINRCTKPDRKEFKKNAIATAIGFLAMGVLGFIIKLIFVPINSIIVGN, from the exons ATGGATAGGGTTTCGACTCTTGCTGAGCCTCTGGTCCGATTTTCTAAGGATTCTGTACATTTTATCAATCGATGTACAAAACCAGATCGTAAAG AGTTTAAGAAAAACGCTATTGCTACTGCAATTGGATTTCTGGCCATGGGCGTACTGGGATTCATCATCAAATTAATTTTCGTCCCTATTAACAGCATAATTGTTGGAAATTAA